Proteins encoded in a region of the Novibacillus thermophilus genome:
- a CDS encoding bifunctional metallophosphatase/5'-nucleotidase produces the protein MRKRHIRILHTNDIHSHLDRTPQITSVIQSMRQQFQKRGDVVVTVDVGDHMDRRRVETEGTNGQVNVAIMNETGYDYVTLGNNEGLTFPHHVLEKMYDKASFQVILSNWLDLQTKKRPEWMVPWVVREWFGCRVAFTAVTAPFNDFYRLLGWVVTDPVEVLQRVVSKLRYDSRADIVVLLSHLGLQYDRVLAEKVPGIDVILGGHTHHLLETVVQHHGTFLAATGKFGEYVGEVSLTVDAETGRLLDVSGTCHAVEEAAPAENIVQLLKDYSQQADRQLAQAVIRLKKDLPLDWRGESPFGNLLADSLLNKVEADVAVVNTGQLLEGLSSGVVTRKDLHRICPSPINPCRILLRGKHLRRALEESLLDEFQELPIQGFGFRGKQLGNLAVAGMHVVYRPDAPPYEKIVDIRIGDHSVEDRKRYRVSTIDMFTFGIGYASLKEGDDVEFFLPDFLRDLLAKQLQRAEHIEAAFRKRWYRLDELAERKAVSAKST, from the coding sequence GAACGACATCCACAGTCACTTGGATCGGACACCTCAAATCACGAGCGTGATCCAATCCATGCGCCAACAGTTCCAAAAGCGCGGAGATGTCGTCGTCACGGTCGATGTCGGGGACCATATGGATCGCAGGCGTGTCGAAACGGAAGGGACAAACGGCCAAGTGAACGTCGCGATCATGAATGAGACGGGGTACGATTACGTCACGTTGGGAAACAACGAAGGGTTGACGTTTCCGCACCACGTGTTAGAGAAGATGTACGACAAGGCTTCTTTTCAAGTGATTCTCAGTAACTGGCTCGATTTGCAGACGAAAAAAAGGCCGGAGTGGATGGTTCCCTGGGTTGTCAGAGAGTGGTTCGGATGTCGGGTCGCCTTTACGGCAGTGACGGCCCCGTTTAATGATTTTTACCGCTTGCTGGGTTGGGTAGTGACGGATCCAGTCGAAGTCCTGCAACGAGTCGTCTCTAAACTGCGATACGACAGCCGTGCCGACATTGTGGTCCTTTTGTCTCACTTAGGCCTTCAATACGATCGCGTACTCGCGGAAAAAGTACCGGGAATCGATGTGATCCTCGGCGGACACACCCACCATTTGTTGGAGACGGTCGTCCAACATCACGGCACGTTTTTGGCAGCGACGGGAAAATTCGGGGAGTATGTGGGCGAAGTTTCGTTGACAGTCGATGCGGAGACAGGGCGGTTGCTGGATGTCAGCGGAACATGTCATGCTGTCGAAGAAGCGGCGCCAGCGGAAAACATTGTGCAACTGCTGAAAGATTACAGCCAACAGGCGGATCGTCAGTTAGCACAGGCCGTCATTCGGCTGAAAAAAGATTTGCCCCTTGACTGGCGTGGCGAATCTCCTTTTGGGAACCTGTTGGCCGACAGTCTGCTCAATAAAGTGGAGGCGGATGTAGCGGTCGTCAATACCGGGCAGCTGTTGGAAGGGTTGTCGTCTGGCGTTGTGACGCGTAAAGACTTACATCGCATTTGCCCGTCGCCGATCAACCCGTGCCGCATCCTGTTAAGGGGCAAACATTTGCGTCGGGCGCTGGAAGAGTCGTTACTCGATGAATTTCAGGAGCTTCCGATACAAGGTTTCGGGTTTCGCGGCAAACAGTTGGGGAACTTGGCCGTTGCCGGCATGCATGTCGTCTACCGACCAGACGCGCCGCCGTACGAGAAGATCGTCGACATCCGCATTGGGGACCATTCTGTTGAAGACCGTAAACGTTACCGTGTGAGTACGATTGATATGTTTACATTCGGCATCGGGTACGCGTCGTTGAAAGAAGGGGACGACGTTGAATTTTTTCTCCCCGATTTTTTGCGCGATTTATTGGCCAAGCAGCTACAGCGTGCCGAACATATTGAAGCCGCCTTTCGCAAACGGTGGTACCGTTTAGACGAATTAGCGGAACGGAAAGCCGTCTCGGCCAAATCGACGTAG
- a CDS encoding QueT transporter family protein has protein sequence MARKIAITAAIAAVYVVMTIAFAPISYGFIQFRVSEVMTILPYLTPLAIPGLFIGAFLSNWWSLLGVVDVVFGSLASLLAAYLTYKMPNKWLAPLPPVIVNAVIIGSIWGLAAPEEVGLLPAIAYVGLGQLVICYGLGLPLLHFLLRRFGRDGFPFR, from the coding sequence ATGGCTCGAAAGATAGCAATAACTGCGGCCATCGCTGCTGTTTACGTCGTCATGACGATCGCGTTCGCTCCCATTTCCTACGGTTTCATTCAGTTCCGCGTTTCGGAAGTGATGACGATTCTCCCCTACCTGACGCCACTCGCCATTCCCGGGTTGTTTATCGGTGCTTTTCTCTCCAATTGGTGGAGCCTGCTCGGGGTTGTCGACGTCGTGTTTGGCAGCCTAGCGTCCCTGTTGGCTGCTTATTTAACGTACAAAATGCCAAACAAGTGGTTGGCTCCTCTGCCGCCGGTCATCGTGAACGCCGTCATCATTGGGTCGATTTGGGGACTAGCTGCTCCAGAAGAAGTGGGACTGCTCCCTGCCATCGCTTATGTCGGGCTGGGACAGCTCGTCATTTGCTACGGTCTGGGCCTCCCGTTGCTACACTTTTTGCTACGTCGATTTGGCCGAGACGGCTTTCCGTTCCGCTAA
- a CDS encoding DUF6154 family protein, translating into MRFVDDLYALYKDRLTGDENEAIALVFDILSEQKKEDLIKLIHQMSEDEIKQMLSLYMVELLKARMEKDGLLEQRDHTQNTPYH; encoded by the coding sequence ATGCGCTTTGTGGACGATTTATACGCCTTGTACAAAGATCGGCTCACCGGGGACGAAAACGAAGCAATCGCCCTCGTCTTCGACATATTGAGCGAGCAGAAAAAGGAAGACTTAATCAAGCTGATTCATCAGATGAGTGAAGACGAAATCAAACAGATGCTCAGCTTGTACATGGTCGAACTCTTGAAGGCACGGATGGAAAAAGACGGTTTATTGGAACAACGTGATCACACGCAAAACACGCCATACCACTAA
- a CDS encoding YunC family protein, whose protein sequence is MVQLKPMKFDNELVMGIEVQLPKTNLLIVATDIGYIMCGALDIDLLNTRLADRDIVAGRAVGVKTMEELLEAPLESVTHSAEKHGIQPGMTGRQAVQKMLDRATA, encoded by the coding sequence ATGGTACAGCTGAAACCGATGAAGTTCGACAATGAATTAGTCATGGGCATAGAGGTCCAACTGCCGAAAACGAATTTGCTGATTGTTGCAACTGATATCGGGTACATTATGTGTGGTGCACTCGATATCGACTTGTTGAACACGCGGTTAGCAGATCGCGACATTGTGGCCGGCCGGGCGGTCGGTGTGAAAACAATGGAAGAACTCTTGGAAGCCCCATTAGAGTCCGTGACTCATTCGGCAGAAAAGCACGGCATCCAGCCCGGCATGACAGGACGACAAGCTGTGCAGAAAATGTTAGACAGAGCTACCGCCTGA
- a CDS encoding SDR family oxidoreductase, with product MKLRNKRVLISGGSKGVGVYIAKAFSSAGAKVALLARSESKMHNVSSSLPHESLVCPADLSKPATLKKAVQRVAHAWGGIDVLVNNAVYYCEQDFLEVTQEEWDERVSVSLRGPYFLTQAVIPHMLAQGGGDVISIGAAVVQKPVAKGHLTEYAASKGGLTGFVRALRDAYEPKGIRFSLVNPGWIYKGEETERHAKQVHAEEVARTVLFLASLSPGHVIREITLETP from the coding sequence GTGAAGTTGCGCAACAAGCGCGTGTTAATTAGCGGCGGCAGTAAAGGTGTCGGTGTGTACATAGCGAAAGCCTTTAGTAGCGCTGGTGCGAAGGTAGCTCTTCTGGCCCGCAGTGAATCCAAAATGCACAATGTTTCGTCCAGCCTTCCACACGAGTCTCTCGTGTGTCCAGCGGATCTCTCGAAACCTGCCACACTCAAAAAGGCTGTCCAGCGAGTCGCACACGCGTGGGGCGGGATTGATGTCCTTGTGAACAATGCCGTTTACTACTGCGAACAAGACTTCCTGGAGGTGACGCAAGAAGAGTGGGATGAACGGGTCAGTGTCAGTTTGCGCGGCCCCTATTTTTTGACGCAGGCGGTGATCCCGCACATGTTGGCGCAAGGAGGTGGAGATGTCATCTCCATAGGAGCGGCTGTCGTGCAAAAACCGGTGGCGAAAGGACACTTGACGGAATACGCGGCGTCAAAAGGCGGTCTCACCGGTTTTGTGCGCGCTTTGCGGGATGCTTACGAACCGAAGGGCATCCGTTTTTCTCTCGTGAATCCGGGCTGGATTTATAAAGGTGAGGAAACAGAACGCCATGCAAAACAAGTCCACGCCGAGGAGGTGGCGCGAACCGTACTGTTTTTGGCTTCCCTTTCTCCCGGCCACGTCATAAGAGAAATCACGTTAGAGACGCCGTGA
- a CDS encoding DUF420 domain-containing protein, translating to MAGKRQSDYTHHSVKQRNYRPLIWMTTLAVYVLVAVLSGLPAYEGDVGFDINVLPLANAILNSLTFLFLIGALLAVKRQNISLHRRLIYAAFTTTTFFMLSYVTYHYLAESTPYGGEGPLKYVYYFILITHIVLAAVIVPLALTTLGRGLNMEVEQHRKIARWTMPIWLYVSLTGVLVYVLISPYYG from the coding sequence ATGGCAGGGAAACGACAATCCGACTATACACACCACTCCGTGAAACAGAGAAACTACAGACCGCTCATCTGGATGACCACTTTAGCCGTATATGTTCTCGTGGCAGTGCTGTCCGGTCTGCCTGCCTACGAGGGTGACGTCGGCTTCGATATTAACGTATTACCGCTGGCAAACGCCATTTTAAACAGCTTGACGTTCTTGTTTTTAATCGGTGCCCTTTTAGCGGTCAAGCGGCAGAACATTTCCTTGCATCGCCGATTGATTTATGCCGCCTTTACGACGACGACTTTCTTCATGTTGTCGTACGTGACGTATCACTATTTGGCAGAATCAACGCCGTACGGCGGAGAAGGGCCGTTGAAATATGTGTACTACTTTATTCTCATCACCCATATTGTGTTAGCTGCTGTGATCGTCCCCTTGGCTCTCACGACATTAGGGCGAGGGCTCAACATGGAAGTGGAGCAGCACCGGAAAATTGCCCGCTGGACGATGCCAATCTGGCTGTACGTCAGCCTGACAGGTGTTCTCGTGTATGTTTTGATCTCACCTTATTACGGATAG
- the mmgD gene encoding citrate synthase translates to MEGKPPFRPGLEGIVAAETTISYLDVEAEEIVVRGYDLIELARKKSYLDVVALLLDGRLPTPERRLALQAQLREDSDLPENVVSILKRLPPETHAMDALRTGISALAGHDPDLEDRTAEGNRRKAVRLLAKIPTIVANSFRLKKGETPVSPRRDLSYSANFLYMLTGQEPSEGEVKAFDQSLIVYSEHEMPNSTFAARVIASTQSDLYGAVTGAVASLKGTLHGGANEAVMYMLLEAGSKDNLERIMLDKLARKERIMGFGHRVYMKKMDPRALLMKEALAELAEEKGERMLYEMCETGEQVMQREKGLFPNLDYYAAPVYYLLGIPIEVYTPIFLAARTAGLGAHVIEQHANNRLFRPRVRYLGPRGLTP, encoded by the coding sequence ATGGAAGGGAAACCACCATTTCGCCCGGGGTTGGAAGGGATCGTTGCGGCTGAAACGACCATTTCTTACCTTGATGTGGAGGCGGAGGAAATCGTTGTCCGCGGGTACGACTTAATTGAGTTGGCGAGAAAGAAAAGTTATCTCGACGTCGTCGCGCTGCTTTTAGACGGGCGTCTCCCGACGCCGGAAAGGAGACTGGCACTTCAAGCGCAGCTTCGCGAAGACAGCGACCTACCGGAAAACGTCGTATCGATCTTGAAACGGTTGCCGCCAGAAACACACGCGATGGACGCGTTGCGCACGGGAATTTCCGCCCTCGCCGGCCATGATCCTGATCTGGAAGACCGCACGGCTGAAGGCAACCGTCGTAAGGCCGTGCGCCTTTTGGCGAAAATCCCGACCATCGTCGCCAACAGTTTCCGTTTGAAAAAGGGAGAGACACCCGTTTCCCCGCGCCGGGACTTGTCGTACAGCGCCAATTTCCTGTACATGCTTACCGGTCAAGAGCCGAGTGAAGGAGAAGTGAAGGCGTTTGACCAGTCGTTAATCGTCTACAGTGAACACGAGATGCCGAATTCGACCTTTGCCGCGCGCGTCATTGCGTCGACCCAGTCAGACTTGTACGGTGCGGTCACGGGGGCGGTCGCTTCGCTGAAGGGAACGTTGCACGGTGGAGCGAACGAAGCGGTGATGTACATGCTGTTAGAAGCGGGGTCGAAAGACAACTTGGAGCGGATCATGTTGGATAAATTGGCGCGAAAAGAACGGATCATGGGCTTTGGACATCGCGTGTACATGAAAAAAATGGACCCGCGGGCGTTGCTGATGAAGGAAGCGTTGGCCGAACTCGCCGAAGAAAAAGGTGAACGGATGCTGTACGAGATGTGCGAGACCGGGGAACAGGTGATGCAGCGGGAGAAAGGGCTGTTTCCGAACCTTGATTATTACGCTGCTCCCGTCTACTATTTACTCGGGATTCCCATCGAAGTGTACACGCCGATTTTCCTCGCCGCACGGACGGCGGGACTGGGAGCTCACGTCATCGAACAGCATGCGAATAACCGCCTGTTCAGGCCGCGCGTTCGCTATCTGGGGCCGCGCGGTCTGACCCCTTGA
- a CDS encoding bifunctional 2-methylcitrate dehydratase/aconitate hydratase, with product MNNMVKGTVNRPEPDDLLVTIADYAVDAVIDSDEAYDTARYDLMDTLASGFLALRYPECTKHLGPIVPGTVVPNGARVPGTSFELDPVHAAFNIGCLIRWLDYNDTWLAAEWGHPSDNLGGILATADYLSRQRVSLGKEPLTVRDVLTAMIKAHEIQGVLALDNSLNRVGIDHVLFVKVASTAVVTAMLGGTKEEVVNALSNAWIDNASLRTYRHFPNTGSRKSWAAGDATSRAVRLALMAVKGEMGYPTALSAETWGFQDVLFNGKPLTLARPLASYVMENVLFKISFPAEFHGQTAVECAIQLHDDVKDRLDEIEKITLTTHESAIRIIDKKGPLHNPADRDHCLQYMVAIGLIYGELTADHYEDETAQDPRIDRLREKMVVMEDKQYSADYLDPDKRSIANAVQVHFRDGTATEKVAIEYPLGHRARRKEAIPKLVEKFENSLATRFPEKQSKAILDLFLDREKLEKTPVHEMMELMVI from the coding sequence ATGAACAACATGGTCAAAGGGACCGTGAACCGCCCAGAACCAGACGATCTCCTCGTCACGATCGCGGACTACGCCGTGGATGCCGTCATTGACAGTGACGAGGCGTACGATACAGCCAGGTATGACCTGATGGATACACTCGCTTCCGGTTTCCTCGCCCTGCGCTACCCGGAGTGCACCAAACATCTCGGACCGATCGTGCCGGGAACGGTCGTGCCGAACGGGGCCCGCGTACCTGGAACGTCATTCGAGTTGGACCCGGTCCACGCCGCTTTCAACATCGGTTGTCTCATTCGCTGGCTCGATTACAACGACACGTGGCTGGCAGCCGAGTGGGGGCACCCTTCGGACAACCTCGGCGGCATTCTGGCCACTGCCGACTATTTAAGCCGCCAGCGGGTTTCCCTGGGAAAAGAACCGCTCACAGTGCGCGATGTGTTGACGGCGATGATTAAAGCGCACGAAATTCAAGGGGTATTGGCGCTGGACAACAGTTTAAACCGGGTCGGGATCGACCATGTGCTGTTCGTGAAAGTGGCGTCAACGGCTGTTGTCACGGCCATGTTGGGCGGAACGAAGGAAGAGGTCGTCAACGCCCTGTCCAACGCGTGGATCGACAATGCCAGTTTGCGGACGTATCGACACTTCCCGAACACCGGCTCGCGAAAGTCGTGGGCGGCGGGAGACGCGACGAGCCGCGCCGTGCGTTTAGCCCTCATGGCGGTAAAGGGGGAAATGGGGTACCCGACGGCGTTATCAGCTGAAACGTGGGGATTTCAGGACGTGTTGTTTAACGGGAAACCGCTGACGTTGGCCCGTCCCCTCGCCTCTTACGTCATGGAGAACGTGCTGTTCAAAATCTCGTTCCCGGCTGAATTCCACGGACAGACGGCTGTGGAGTGTGCGATCCAGTTACACGATGACGTGAAGGACCGCCTCGACGAGATTGAGAAAATCACCCTGACGACTCACGAATCGGCCATTCGCATCATTGACAAGAAGGGACCGCTCCACAATCCGGCCGACCGGGACCACTGTTTGCAGTACATGGTCGCCATCGGCCTCATTTACGGCGAATTGACGGCGGATCACTACGAAGACGAAACTGCACAAGATCCGCGCATTGACCGTTTGCGGGAGAAAATGGTGGTCATGGAAGACAAACAGTACAGCGCCGATTACCTCGATCCGGATAAACGCTCCATCGCTAACGCTGTACAGGTGCACTTTAGAGATGGAACTGCGACGGAGAAAGTGGCCATAGAATATCCCCTCGGCCACCGGGCCCGGCGGAAGGAAGCGATTCCCAAACTGGTCGAGAAGTTTGAGAACAGTCTGGCCACGCGCTTTCCGGAAAAACAGTCAAAAGCCATTCTCGATTTGTTTTTGGACCGGGAGAAGCTGGAAAAAACGCCCGTTCATGAGATGATGGAGCTGATGGTGATTTAA
- the prpB gene encoding methylisocitrate lyase, translating to MSWLVEKERSQQDLAEQFRRFMTAPDILKLPGAHDGMAARIAKRVGFEALYLSGAAYTASRGLPDLGIVHSEEVAQRARDIVRATDLPLLVDVDTGFGGILNVARTAKEMVEAKVAAIQIEDQELPKKCGHLSGKKLVTVDEMVQKIRMVKEVAPTLIVVARTDAKGVDGIEAAIERAKQYAAAGADAIFPEALTDEAEFRQVGEAVHVPLLANMTEFGKTPYYTAEQFAEWGYSMVIYPVTSLRVAAKAYERVFSQIAEKGTQAGSLDDMQTREELYETIRYFDYEELDGKIAKSVLPKIGEE from the coding sequence TTGTCTTGGCTAGTTGAAAAGGAACGCTCGCAACAAGACTTAGCTGAGCAGTTTCGCCGCTTCATGACGGCTCCGGACATTTTGAAATTACCCGGCGCCCACGACGGGATGGCGGCGAGAATCGCAAAACGTGTCGGATTTGAGGCGCTGTACCTTTCCGGGGCGGCGTATACGGCCAGTCGCGGTTTGCCCGATCTCGGCATCGTGCATTCAGAGGAGGTGGCCCAACGGGCGCGGGACATCGTTCGGGCGACGGATCTTCCCCTATTAGTCGATGTTGACACCGGCTTCGGCGGCATTTTAAATGTGGCCCGTACGGCAAAAGAAATGGTGGAGGCGAAAGTCGCCGCCATCCAGATCGAGGACCAGGAACTGCCGAAAAAGTGCGGCCACTTAAGCGGCAAAAAGCTCGTCACCGTCGACGAAATGGTACAAAAAATCCGCATGGTAAAAGAAGTTGCGCCGACCTTGATCGTCGTGGCGCGAACAGACGCAAAAGGAGTGGATGGCATTGAAGCGGCCATTGAGCGGGCCAAGCAGTACGCCGCTGCCGGGGCGGACGCCATATTTCCCGAGGCTTTGACGGATGAAGCAGAGTTCCGGCAAGTGGGGGAAGCCGTCCACGTACCGCTGTTGGCGAATATGACGGAATTTGGGAAAACGCCTTACTACACCGCCGAACAGTTCGCCGAGTGGGGGTACAGCATGGTCATTTACCCCGTCACGTCATTGCGCGTCGCGGCAAAAGCGTACGAGCGGGTGTTCTCGCAAATTGCGGAGAAAGGGACCCAAGCAGGTTCCCTCGACGATATGCAGACGCGTGAAGAACTGTACGAAACGATTCGCTACTTTGATTACGAAGAGCTGGACGGCAAAATCGCCAAATCGGTTTTGCCGAAGATCGGGGAAGAGTAG
- a CDS encoding MarR family winged helix-turn-helix transcriptional regulator, with protein MDKRELQDLIDRFDEFAFTVARKIVAVTKEQIGGGLTSDQHLTMRYIKKYGPCTSSQLADVFYVNKSAITAIINRLSDKGYIERVPDTRDRRVIHLQLTDRGREVVTEGEERVRKIVGLYLSRLEENEIATFLRTFEKLANIVKHS; from the coding sequence ATGGACAAGAGAGAGTTGCAAGATTTGATCGACCGCTTCGACGAGTTTGCGTTTACAGTTGCGAGAAAAATTGTCGCCGTCACGAAAGAACAGATTGGCGGCGGTTTGACGTCTGATCAGCATTTGACGATGCGCTACATCAAAAAATACGGCCCGTGTACGTCATCCCAGTTGGCAGACGTGTTTTATGTGAACAAAAGTGCCATCACGGCGATTATCAACCGCCTCAGCGACAAAGGGTATATTGAGCGCGTTCCGGACACGCGAGACCGGCGCGTCATTCATTTACAACTGACAGATCGGGGACGGGAAGTGGTGACTGAAGGAGAAGAAAGGGTGAGGAAGATCGTTGGCCTGTACTTAAGTCGATTAGAAGAAAATGAGATCGCCACCTTCCTCCGCACGTTCGAAAAACTGGCGAACATCGTCAAACACAGTTAA
- the yunB gene encoding sporulation protein YunB — protein MPRLVLRRRRLLPRWKRRFIFWTALSFAVVFTAYVALVIVERNVEPVLRTLVETRVKQVAAEAVREALREQLVSRQAFEDVIRFVKDREGNVQSVVIDQSKQMQLHEEALSQIQAYLTDHLYHYMQEQGLDKVNITLGQMFNSRLFADRGPSIPVSIIPKGAVNIEVEPSIESAGINNVLVKLMMHIRLDVNVIVPFPSDTVSVNTRYPLATAVVIGDTPQWYWNTTGHVTDQPVIPGITPEGTRGEPSVPIEGNER, from the coding sequence ATGCCACGTCTTGTTTTGCGACGAAGGCGTTTGCTTCCCAGGTGGAAGCGGCGTTTCATCTTTTGGACGGCCCTGTCTTTTGCCGTCGTGTTCACGGCGTACGTCGCGTTAGTGATCGTAGAACGGAATGTCGAGCCTGTCTTAAGGACACTGGTTGAGACGCGTGTCAAACAAGTCGCGGCCGAAGCTGTCCGCGAAGCGTTAAGGGAACAGCTTGTGTCTCGGCAGGCGTTTGAAGACGTCATCCGCTTTGTCAAAGACCGTGAGGGAAACGTTCAAAGCGTCGTCATCGACCAGTCCAAACAGATGCAGCTGCACGAAGAGGCCCTTTCGCAAATACAAGCCTATTTGACCGATCATCTGTACCACTACATGCAGGAACAAGGTCTCGACAAAGTGAACATCACCCTCGGACAGATGTTCAATAGCCGCTTGTTTGCTGACAGAGGGCCGAGCATTCCCGTGAGCATCATTCCAAAAGGAGCCGTGAACATCGAGGTGGAACCGTCGATTGAGTCAGCGGGAATTAACAATGTTCTCGTCAAGCTGATGATGCACATTCGGCTGGATGTGAATGTCATTGTCCCTTTTCCGTCCGACACAGTGAGCGTCAACACGCGCTACCCTTTGGCGACGGCAGTCGTCATCGGCGATACGCCGCAATGGTACTGGAACACGACGGGTCACGTGACGGATCAGCCCGTCATCCCGGGGATCACACCGGAAGGGACACGGGGCGAGCCTTCGGTGCCAATAGAGGGTAACGAGAGGTAA
- a CDS encoding sodium-dependent transporter: protein MEKREQWGSRVGFILAAAGSAVGLGNIWRYPYIAYDNGGGAFLIPYLFALFTAGIPILLLEYAIGQKMRGSAPLSFRRLNEKWEWLGWWQAGISFFIVTYYMVIIGWSLSFTYFSFGRQWGEDTEAFMLGDYLGVANLTEGSWFGGLQWNVFVPVVIMWAITFYILYRGVRRGIETATKILMPILVIVMIIITIRGITLPGASAGLNALLEPDWTAMANPQVWVAAYGQIFFSLSIAFAIMITYSSYLPKKTDLANNGFIVAFANSGFEFLAALAVFGTIGYLAMVSGVGVDEAVNSGIVLAFIVFPQIINTLPGMNDLFGFLFFGALTLAGLTSAISIAEVCISAVREKFNLTRDRAVIWVCGIGFLVSMIYVTSGGLNFLDIVDYAVNQFGIVFAGLVEVILLSWFYKLTTFRDHINELSDLRIGGWWDVCLKYVTPIVLIVMGGMNVYNEIVEGPYGGYPFGQVAIAGYAVAIGVIIVGFIFQNMKWRSEGAMDT from the coding sequence ATGGAGAAAAGGGAGCAGTGGGGTTCGCGTGTCGGTTTTATTCTCGCTGCCGCCGGATCGGCTGTCGGACTGGGAAACATTTGGCGTTATCCATACATTGCATACGATAACGGCGGGGGCGCCTTTTTAATTCCGTATTTGTTTGCACTGTTCACCGCCGGGATCCCCATTTTGCTTTTGGAGTACGCCATCGGGCAAAAGATGCGCGGCTCAGCGCCTTTGTCCTTTCGACGTTTGAACGAGAAGTGGGAGTGGCTCGGATGGTGGCAGGCTGGCATCAGCTTCTTTATTGTGACGTATTACATGGTGATCATCGGCTGGTCCCTCAGCTTTACGTATTTCTCTTTCGGAAGACAGTGGGGTGAAGATACGGAAGCGTTTATGCTCGGGGATTACCTCGGAGTGGCGAATTTAACAGAGGGCAGCTGGTTCGGCGGATTACAGTGGAACGTCTTTGTCCCGGTCGTCATCATGTGGGCGATCACGTTCTACATCCTGTACCGCGGTGTCAGACGCGGGATCGAAACCGCAACGAAAATTTTGATGCCCATTCTCGTCATCGTCATGATCATTATCACCATTCGCGGGATCACCCTGCCGGGGGCGAGCGCCGGGTTGAACGCTTTGCTGGAGCCCGATTGGACGGCGATGGCCAATCCCCAAGTCTGGGTAGCCGCCTACGGTCAGATTTTCTTTTCCCTCAGCATTGCTTTTGCGATCATGATTACGTATTCCAGTTATTTACCGAAAAAGACCGATTTGGCGAATAACGGGTTTATCGTTGCCTTTGCCAACAGCGGATTCGAGTTTTTGGCGGCCCTCGCTGTATTTGGAACAATCGGCTACTTGGCGATGGTCAGCGGGGTCGGCGTCGACGAGGCAGTCAACAGCGGGATCGTCCTCGCGTTCATCGTCTTCCCGCAAATTATAAACACCTTGCCGGGAATGAATGACTTGTTCGGCTTCTTATTCTTTGGGGCGTTAACGTTAGCGGGTCTCACATCTGCTATCTCCATCGCCGAAGTGTGCATTTCCGCCGTCCGAGAAAAGTTCAACTTGACGCGTGACCGGGCTGTCATTTGGGTGTGCGGCATCGGTTTTCTCGTCAGCATGATTTACGTGACGTCCGGAGGTTTGAACTTCCTCGACATCGTCGATTACGCCGTGAACCAGTTCGGCATCGTCTTTGCCGGGTTAGTGGAGGTCATTCTGCTCAGCTGGTTTTACAAACTGACCACGTTTCGAGATCACATCAACGAACTGTCCGATCTGAGAATCGGCGGTTGGTGGGACGTCTGTCTGAAGTACGTGACGCCGATCGTCCTTATTGTCATGGGCGGCATGAATGTGTACAACGAAATTGTGGAAGGTCCGTACGGCGGATATCCTTTTGGACAAGTGGCCATTGCTGGGTACGCCGTGGCCATCGGCGTCATCATCGTAGGGTTTATCTTCCAAAATATGAAATGGCGAAGTGAGGGGGCGATGGATACATGA
- a CDS encoding MetS family NSS transporter small subunit, whose translation MSVSAWVMFVIGALLLWGGLAASIYNAVKARNKTDRSQDFADPS comes from the coding sequence ATGAGTGTGAGCGCCTGGGTCATGTTTGTGATCGGAGCTCTGCTGTTGTGGGGTGGGCTCGCCGCGTCCATTTACAATGCGGTAAAAGCCCGTAACAAGACGGATAGGAGTCAAGATTTTGCTGACCCGTCCTAG